The following proteins are encoded in a genomic region of Glycine max cultivar Williams 82 chromosome 18, Glycine_max_v4.0, whole genome shotgun sequence:
- the LOC100783276 gene encoding DNA-directed RNA polymerase III subunit RPC6 has translation MSHLQGSSSLKRKRQDLALVTGSLTDGERVLYNLIHSKKDMGIWTGDMKRETNLPDSIVKKSLKLLQSKNLIKEVVNIQNKGRKHYMAAEFEPSKEITGGVWYNQGRLDTDFINLVKDVCLKYIFRQKVATRDGVMEWSRKSGVFNVEVTTQQIDEILRTLVLDDEIVEVKSTGFGDFSSVPVGRICYRCKSKGGNRGEQKPGAMASIPCGVCPRINFCTPDGIISPRTCVYYQKWLDF, from the coding sequence ATGAGTCATTTGCAAGGATCTTCTTCACTTAAACGGAAACGACAAGACCTGGCTTTAGTGACGGGGTCTTTGACAGATGGTGAAAGGGTATTGTATAATCTCATCCATAGCAAGAAAGACATGGGAATCTGGACAGGAGACATGAAACGAGAAACAAACCTGCCTGACAGCATAGTAAAAAAGTCCCTGAAGTTGCTTCAATCCAAGAATCTGATAAAGGAGGTTGTTAACATTCAAAACAAAGGGAGAAAGCACTACATGGCAGCAGAGTTTGAACCTTCTAAGGAAATCACTGGTGGGGTTTGGTATAATCAAGGGAGACTTGATACAGATTTCATAAACCTTGTAAAGGACGTGTGCTTGAAGTACATTTTCAGGCAGAAAGTTGCCACACGTGATGGAGTTATGGAGTGGAGCAGAAAGAGTGGTGTCTTCAATGTTGAAGTCACAACACAGCAAATTGATGAGATTTTGCGAACTTTGGTTTTGGATGATGAGATTGTAGAGGTGAAGAGCACTGGATTTGGGGatttttcatctgttcctgttgGAAGAATTTGTTACAGATGCAAAAGCAAAGGTGGCAATAGAGGGGAACAGAAACCTGGTGCCATGGCTTCCATTCCATGTGGAGTTTGTCCACGAATAAACTTCTGTACACCAGATGGCATTATCTCTCCAAGAACTTGTGTATATTATCAGAAATGGTTGGACTTCTGA
- the LOC100306528 gene encoding late embryogenesis abundant protein 1 has protein sequence MDQSQNASHQAGQAMGQAREKASNMMNSAGNAAQNVKESCQETGQQMQQKAQGAADAAKNAVGANK, from the exons ATGGATCAATCCCAGAATGCGAGCCATCAAGCTGGCCAAGCCATGGGACAAGCTCGG GAGAAGGCAAGCAACATGATGAACAGTGCAGGCAATGCTGCtcaaaatgtcaaagaatcctGCCAAGAG ACTGGCCAGCAAATGCAGCAAAAGGCACAAGGGGCTGCTGATGCTGCCAAGAATGCAGTTGGGGCTAACAAATGA
- the LOC100802544 gene encoding cell division cycle protein 27 homolog B, translating into MEAILVDCVQKSLRHFMHANAIFLCQRLCAEFPTETNLQLLAGCYLQNNQAYCAYHILKGAQMAQSRYLFAISCFQMDLLSEAEAALCPVNEPSVEVPNGAAGHYLLGLIYRYTDRRKSAIHNFKQALSMDPLMWAAYEELCILGAAEDATAVFGEAAALCIQKQYLHCTTSPKLHSSAEDCNIVDTRHSVSEDTSPRQLKLMQGMKDFPGNHHGASILGGTAQPNNSGLSNISFYNTPSPMAAQLSGVAPPPLCRNVQPNGQNLSSLNADSSPKSTVNSTIQAPRRKFVDEGKLRKISGRLFSDSGSRRSSRLSSDASVNANANATVVSGNGTNNSSKYLGGSKLSTMAFRSMAVRKGQSWANENADEGIHNDVLDDSRLNVTSTTSSSSPTMEAKSYEQKAANFPIGGQIVSGSKVISGASEILTLLRIFGEGCRLAYLYRCQDALDTYMKLPHKHYSTGWVLSQVGKVYFELVDYLEAEQAFGLAHQITPYSLEGMDVYSTVLYHLKEDMKLSYLAQELVSTDRLAPQSWCAMGNCYSLQKDHETALKNFQRAVQLNPRFAYAHTLCGHEYVALEDFENGIKCYQSALTVDARHYNAWYGLGMVYLRQEKFEFSEHHFRMAFHINPRSSVIMSYLGTALHALKRSEEALMVMEKAILADKKNPLPMYQKANILMSLEKFDEALEVLEELKEYAPRESSVYALMGRIYKRRNMHERAMLHYGISLDLKPSATDAAAIKAAIEKLHVPDEMEDNL; encoded by the exons ATGGAAGCGATACTCGTGGATTGTGTGCAGAAGAGTCTTCGGCATTTCATGCACGCCAACGCCATCTTCCTCTGCCAGCGTCTCTGCGCCGAGTTCCCCACCGAG ACAAATCTCCAATTGTTGGCTGGATGTTACTTGCAGAATAATCAAGCTTATTGTGCATATCATATCTTAAAGG GAGCGCAAATGGCTCAATCTCGATACTTGTTTGCGATATCATGCTTTCAGATGGATCTTCTTAGTGAAGCTGAAGCAGCACTGTGTCCTGTTAATGAGCCTAGTGTAGAG GTTCCAAATGGTGCAGCTGGTCATTATCTGTTAGGGCTGATTTACAG ATACACTGACAGAAGGAAAAGTGCCATACATAATTTTAAGCAGGCACTATCAATGGATCCTCTAATGTGGGCTGCATATGAGGAGTTGTGCATATTAG GTGCTGCTGAAGATGCAACTGCAGTTTTTGGTGAAGCAGCTGCTCTTTGTATACAAAAGCAATACCTACATTGCACGACCTCTCCTAAGTTGCATTCATCAGCTGAGGATTGTAATATAGTTGACACTAGACACTCTGTCTCAGAAGACACAAGTCCTAGGCAACTGAAGCTCATGCAGGGCATGAAGGATTTTCCCGGAAATCATCATGGGGCATCTATTTTGGGAGGAACTGCTCAACCAAATAATAGTGGTCTGTCTAACATATCATTTTATAACACACCATCTCCAATGGCAGCACAG TTGTCAGGTGTTGCTCCACCCCCTTTGTGTAGGAATGTGCAGCCTAATGGCCAAAATCTGAGCTCACTTAATGCTGACAGTTCTCCTAAGTCAACAGTGAACTCTACCATTCAAGCCCCTCGAAGAAAGTTCGTGGATGAAGGAAAGTTACGGAAG ATTTCTGGAAGATTGTTTTCCGATTCTGGTTCTCGACGTAGTTCAAGACTCTCGAGTGATGCAAGTGTAAATGCAAATGCTAATGCAACAGTTGTATCTGGAAATGGAACTAATAACTCATCTAAGTATCTTGGAGGGTCAAAGCTTAGCACTATGGCATTTCGTTCCATGGCAGTTCGTAAAGGGCAGTCATGGGCCAATGAAAATGCTGATGAAG GGATTCATAATGATGTTCTAGATGATTCTCGCTTAAATGTCACATCAACAACTTCTAGTTCTTCTCCTACCATGGAAGCTAAATCTTATGAGCAAAAAGCAGCAAATTTTCCAATTGGTGGACAAATAGTGAGTGGTTCAAAAGTCATATCTGGTGCTTCAGAAATACTGACCCTTCTTAGAATTTTTGGTGAAGGTTGTAGACTTGCCTACTTGTATAGGTGCCag GATGCACTGGATACCTATATGAAACTTCCACATAAGCATTACAGTACTGGCTGGGTTCTTTCCCAG GTTGGAAAAGTGTACTTTGAATTGGTTGATTACTTAGAAGCTGAGCAGGCCTTTGGCCTTGCTCATCAGATTACACCTTACAGTTTGGAAGGAATGGATGTATACTCAACAGTCCTTTAT CACTTAAAGGAAGATATGAAGTTAAGTTACCTGGCTCAGGAACTGGTTTCAACTGATCGCTTAGCTCCTCAATCTTG GTGTGCCATGGGTAATTGCTATAGCCTGCAAAAGGATCATGAAACTGCACTGAAGAATTTTCAACGAGCTGTTCAACTGAATCCCAGATTTGCATATGCACACACCCTTTGTGGACATGA GTATGTTGCACTAGAAGATTTTGAGAATGGAATCAAATGCTACCAGAGTGCGCTCACAGTTGATGCAAGGCATTATAATGCTTGGTATGGACTTGGAATGGTATATCTTCGCCAAGAAAAGTTTGAGTTCTCTGAACATCATTTTCGGATGGCTTTCCATATCAATCCACGCTCATCTGTTATAATGTCATACCTTGGTACAGCTTTGCATGCTTTAAAG AGAAGCGAGGAAGCACTGATGGTAATGGAGAAGGCTATTTTAGCAGATAAGAAAAATCCCCTTCCAATGTATCAGAAGGCAAATATACTCATGAGCTTGGAAAAGTTTGACGAGGCATTGGAAGTCCTAGAGGAGCTTAAAGAGTATGCTCCTCGTGAAAGTAGTGTCTATGCTTTGATGGGCAGGATCTATAAAAGGCGTAACATGCATGAGAGAGCGATGCTTCATTATGGTATTTCTTTAGATTTGAAACCATCTGCAACAGATGCTGCTGCTATCAAG GCTGCCATTGAGAAATTGCATGTACCAGATGAGATGGAAGACAACTTGTAG
- the LOC100800946 gene encoding probable 2,3-bisphosphoglycerate-independent phosphoglycerate mutase, whose translation MSSTQVPKKRVAFVLIDGLADVSLPRLGYKTPLQAAKLPNLDAIASAGVNGLMDPVEVGLACGSDTAHLSLLGYDPRVYYRGRGAFESMGAGLAMSPGDIAFKSNFATLDEKTGIVTSRRADRHFEEEGPLLCAALDGMKLPSFPQYEVRVRYATEHRCGVVVKGPNLSGNISGTDPLKDNRLLLKAEALDDSHEARNTAAVVNELSKEITKILVSHPVNAKRAAEGKNIANVVLLRGCGIRIEVTPFINRHGLRPCMVAPTKIIAGLGLSLGIDILDAPGATGDYRTLLTSKASAIAKALSAPLQSCPRVFVPGEDELKAGRSDGYDFGFLHIKAIDDAGHDKASILKVKALEAVDKALGQLARLLWEAESTGKFQFFLCVTGDHSTPVEYGDHSFESVPFTICRLKDFVGAIGESTISKTSLDPFPIPSVKSGEDLLDDLETEERRDKCCQAYSGDSVYELNEVAAAKGCLGRFPGGEMMGIVKKFLNLDAGTA comes from the exons ATGAGTAGTACACAGGTGCCAAAGAAAAGAGTGGCATTTGTGCTGATTGATGGGTTGGCTGATGTGTCACTGCCAAGGCTTGGATACAAGACTCCTCTTCAGGCTGCAAAACTGCCCAACTTGGATGCCATAGCATCTGCTGGAGTTAATGGACTAATGGACCCTGTTGAGGTTGGCTTAGCTTGTGGAAGTGACACTGCTCATCTTTCCTTGTTGGGTTATGATCCTAGAGTTTATTATCGTGGCCGAGGAGCATTTGAATCCATGGGGGCAGGATTGGCCATGTCACCTGGTGATATTGCTTTTAAG TCAAACTTCGCAACTCTTGATGAGAAAACTGGAATAGTCACCAGTAGGAGAGCCGACAGGCACTTTGAAGAAGAAGGTCCCCTACTTTGTGCTGCCCTGGATGGAATGAAGCTGCCATCTTTCCCTCAATATGAAGTCAGAGTCAG gtatGCAACAGAACATAGATGTGGAGTGGTTGTTAAAGGACCAAATCTGAGTGGAAATATATCAGGAACAGACCCATTAAAGGACAACCGCTTACTTTTGAAAGCAGAAGCTTTAGATGATTCTCATGAAGCAAGGAACACTGCTGCTGTTGTTAACGAGCTGTCCaaggaaataacaaaaattttggTTTCTCATCCTGTGAATGCTAAACGTGCTGCAGAAGGGAAGAACATAGCAAATGTAGTCCTTTTAAGAGGCTGTGGCATTCGAATTGAG GTTACACCATTTATAAATAGACATGGTTTGCGGCCATGCATGGTAGCTCCAACGAAAATAATTGCTGGCCTGGGCTTATCACTTGGTATTGATATTCTAGATGCTCCTGGAGCAACTGGGGACTATCGAACTTTACTAACATCAAAAGCATCAGCAATAGCTAAGGCACTCTCAGCTCCTTTACAGTCCTGTCCCAGAGTTTTTGTTCCTGGAGAGGATGAGCTTAAAGCAGGCCGGTCAGATGGCTATGACTTTGGATTTCTTCATATTAAG GCAATAGATGATGCTGGCCATGACAAGGCGAGCATCCTCAAGGTCAAAGCATTAGAAGCTGTAGATAAAGCCTTGGGGCAGTTGGCAAGGCTTCTCTGGGAGGCAGAATCAACAGGAAAGTTTCAGTTTTTCCTTTGTGTCACAGGAGATCACTCTACTCCAGTAGAATATGGAGATCATAGCTTTGAATCGGTCCCGTTCACAATTTGCCGGTTGAAAGACTTTGTTGGTGCAATTGGGGAATCCACCATTTCCAAAACTTCTCTTGACCCATTTCCTATTCCGAGTGTTAAGTCGGGTGAAGACTTgcttgatgatttggaaacagaAGAGAGAAGAGACAAATGTTGTCAAGCTTATAGTGGTGATTCGGTTTATGAGCTAAATGAAGTGGCAGCTGCAAAGGGATGTCTGGGGCGTTTCCCTGGGGGAGAAATGATGGGAATTGTAAAGAAATTCCTTAACTTAGATGCGGGAACTGCTTAG
- the LOC100783811 gene encoding protein FLX-like 2, producing the protein MGSKGRMPPPPHLRRPHPQDPAAMPHPLVVPFDFLPPPQVMEQKLASQHAEMQRLSTENQRLAATHSVLRQELAAAQHEMQMLHGHVVALKGEREQQIRAQMEKIAKMESEAQGSESVKMELQQARGEAQNLVVSRDELVSKAQHLTQELQRVHADAVQIPALISEFECLRQEYQHCRATFDYEKNLYNDHLESLQVMEKNYVSMSREVEKLRAELTNTANVDRRSSGPYGGTSGTNENEASGLPVGQNAYEDGYSVMQGRGPLPAAAGSGGGNATTITTAGGQPGPAPAGTGYDAPIGPGYGASTGSTYDAQRGATYDTQRLTGSNAFRGSAYDSKRGSGYDMQRAPAYDAPRAAGYDAQSRGVAGPHGHARPMNNMPYGSTTPPARSGGGYEPARGVNPARR; encoded by the exons ATGGGGAGCAAAGGCCGCATGCCGCCGCCCCCTCACCTGCGGCGGCCGCACCCGCAGGACCCCGCCGCAATGCCGCACCCGCTCGTGGTGCCGTTTGATTTTCTCCCTCCGCCTCAGGTGATGGAGCAGAAGCTGGCGTCGCAGCACGCGGAGATGCAGCGCCTGTCGACAGAGAACCAGCGCCTGGCCGCGACGCACAGTGTGCTGCGGCAGGAGCTGGCGGCGGCGCAGCATGAGATGCAGATGCTTCACGGGCACGTGGTGGCGCTGAAGGGGGAGCGGGAGCAGCAGATTCGTGCGCAGATGGAGAAGATCGCGAAGATGGAAAGCGAGGCGCAGGGCTCGGAGAGCGTGAAGATGGAGCTGCAGCAGGCGCGTGGGGAGGCACAGAACCTTGTTGTGTCGAGGGATGAACTTGTTTCCAAAGCGCAGCACTTGACTCAGGAGCTTCAGAGGGTCCATGCTGATGCTGTTCAGATTCCTGCTCTTATCTCTGAGTTTGAATGCCTCAGACAGGAGTATCAGCATTGCAG GGCCACTTTTGACTATGAAAAAAACTTATACAATGATCACCTTGAGTCACTTCAGGTGATGGAAAAGAACTATGTTTCCATGAGTAGGGAAGTGGAAAAACTTCGAGCAGAGCTCACAAACACTGCTAATGTAGATCGGAGAAGTA GTGGGCCATATGGTGGCACCTCTGGAACTAATGAGAATGAGGCTTCTGGTCTTCCTGTGGGACAAAATGCATATGAAGATGGTTATTCTGTTATGCAG GGACGAGGTCCCCTCCCAGCAGCTGCTGGCAGCGGCGGCGGCAACGCTACTACAATTACTACTGCCGGAGGTCAACCTGGTCCAGCTCCTGCAGGAACTGGTTATGATGCTCCCATAGGGCCTGGCTATGGTGCATCTACAGGTTCCACTTATGATGCACAAAGGGGTGCTACTTATGACACTCAGAGGTTGACTGGTTCCAATGCATTTAGAGGATCTGCTTATGATTCCAAGAGAGGTTCGGGGTATGATATGCAGAGAGCACCTGCTTATGATGCACCTAGAGCTGCTGGCTATGATGCACAGTCAAGAGGGGTTGCTGGTCCTCATGGACATGCTCGGCCAATGAACAATATGCCTTATGGATCCACAACACCGCCTGCTCGTAGTGGAGGTGGATATGAACCTGCTCGCGGTGTAAACCCTGCTAGGAGATGA